The region TCCAGCTCAACCGACGTCAGAGTACGGCCAAAAAGGTGCTGCTCTCCTATTATTCCCACTATGCATTAACGATGTCCACCAAAGAGGCAAGGCGGTCTCGGAGCAGAAGCTGGGTGATGATCGAGCCCAACAGAGCAGTGCAAAGAGCTCAGACTGTGTTGGAAGGGAGCCCATACCAGCTGAGCTGCAACGTGAAGGCTTCTGAGAGTCCGTCCATCTTCTGGGTGCTCCCGGATGGCTCTGTCCTCAAAGCACCCATGGAGGATGAGAACGGCAAGTTCTCTATCCTGACCAGCGGCTGGCTGAAGATCAAATCGACAGAGCAGTCGGACTCGGGTTTGTACCAGTGCGTTGCTCAGGTGAGGGATGAAATGGATCGGATGGTATACAGGGTCCTTGTGCAACCGGCTGCCACTCAGCCATCGGATAGTCATACAGTAACGATTCAGAAGAACCCAGGGGAACCAGTGTTGTTGCCTTGCAGTGCTCTGGCCATCCCCGAAGCCCAGCTCAGCTGGATTCTTCCAAACAAACGGATAATTAATAATTCGGCTAACACCTCACATGCCTACATGTTGGCCAATGGAACTCTCTCCATCCCAAAAGTCCAAGTCAGTGACGGCGGTTACTACAGATGTGTGGCTGTCAACGAGCAAGGGGCGGATCATTTTACTGTGGGCGTCACAGTGAATAAGAAAGGATCTGGCAGGTCATCCAAGAAGGGCAGACACCCAGGTGGGAAGACTCTTTCCAGAGTGCCAGGAGATGTCGTGGAGGACGAAGGGGGTTCAGGCATAGGAGACGAAGAGAACACTTCAAGAGGGGGTCTACACGCAAAGGACGAAGAGGTACTCATCAAAACAAAAGATGATGCCATCGCCGGAGGCAAGAAACCCAAGAAAGGGCGAAGAAAACTCAAACCCTGGaagaattctgaaaaagaacCTGAGAGCAACATCGCCGAAGGTCGCAGAGTGTTTGAGTCCAGGCGAAGGATAAATATGGCAAACAAACAGATTAATCCAGAGCATTGGGCAGATATTTTGGCCAGAGTACGTGGGAAGAATCTCCCGAAGGGAACTGAAATACCCCAGGCCATTAAAACCACCACTCCTCCATCCGTGAGTCCAGAAGTGACACCCATTTTGCCTGCTGTTCCTCCCCCCTCGCTACCACCTGCACAGACCACAACCAGTGCCGAAGAGAGCTCAGCAGATGCGTCTCTGTTGGGTGAGGACGGTCAGGTTTCCGGTACTGTGTCCTCAGCCAGGATGGGACTGGAAAGCGGGCACGATGGATTAATTCTTGCTGAGCCCCAAGTGACAAGCACACATCTGGAAGAATTCACTGACCATGGCTTTTCTAAGACTGAGGATACAAGTCCCACTGAAGTTGACCCCCAGTGGGCTACAGCCAGCACCCCGATATCCATGCCTCATGAGTCTTCTCCTACTCTGCAGACCCTGGACCTGGTCTACGAGGAGCCCCCCAGTGAAAGCACAACCACAGAGCGCTGGCCTGCCGTCGGTGCTGGATCCATGCCAGAGCCTACATCAAATGCGTATGAGTCTCCATTGGGCGCCATGTCCTTGGCTGAGTCTGAGACTGTCCCGTACATTTCTCCAGATCTGGAGACCAACCCACAACCCGATGAAGACAACATGGAAGAGCTGACCTCCACTCCCTTTACGCCAACCACCGTCTTGTGGGTTGAGGACTCGGGGGCATCTGAACCATTAGAAGGGCTCACATTAGGGGAGCCAGATGCCCCATCAGAAGGACATCCACAGGGAGGAACAGACGATGCTCtgcttgtgaaaggtgctttaaGCACTCAAGGCAACCCGCTGATTGAAAAGGGCATAGAGGAGAATTCTGAGACGCTACGGGAAGGAAATATGCCAGAGAGAGACCCCACAAAGTCCGGAAGTCCTGAGAGTATGGGCATGAGCATCGAATCTACCACTGTGCTTGACTCTACCCCGGGAGTGAATGGCACCACCCCCTTTAAACATCCCAGGGAAAGCCCACGTGGCGCCCTCTTTGACAAAGACACCAGCACAGTAACAGCAGTGACGCCAGCAGAAAAGGCCACTTCGCCTTTGGGGCTGAGCACTCATCCTTCTCGAAGAAGACCCAACGGCAGGAGGAGATTGCGCCCCCACAGATTCCGACACCGCCATAAACAGACTGCACCCACGACTCTTGCCCCAACGGAGGCTTTTTCTACTCGACCTACTCAAACACCTGAAGCGAAGGCCGCAGAGCCTGCGGGGAGGGCGCCGGGGCCAACAGCTTGGGTTGACCTCACCGCTGGTGCCTCCAAGCCGTCGGAGCcggagaagcaggcagaagccGTATCCAAGGGGACCCCACGAAGGAAACACGGGAAGAGGCCCAATAAACACCGCTATTTCACCTCTACAGTGAGCTCGCCAGTCTCTGCATCCACACCCAGCCCTTCCCccgaaaacaaacataaaaatatcagCGCCCCCGGATTGGAAACTGTGCTCTTGTCTACAACCGTTTCCCTGACAACTGGGGACCCGCATGGGATAGCTACAGTGGAAGACTCTGTGACAACGGCCACAAAAAGGCACTTGCCACCCAATAAATTCCAAGACACAATTCCAGTCACCTATAAGCCTGTATGGGACGGAGAAGAACTGAAGCGTTCCGGTGTCACAAACGTCAATGACTACAGAACCGGCAGCTCGGTGCCTGACCACGCCTCCGCTAATGCCGCATCGCCTCTTGGCTTTGAGGTCTCCACCGTGGCCGAATTTCCCGAGGAATCGGCTCCACCTAGCTTTCCGGCCACCTCACGCTGGAACCCCCCAAGGGTTGTCTGGCCTGGGAAGCTGCAGACAGACGCACCTGTTACCAGCTCTGTGGAAACCCTTCCAGTCTCACCCTTTCTTAAACAGTCGGAGGACCTGGGTGTTCCTCCTCAATTTCCACCCCCAGTTGCAGCCCCTACATTGTTTCAACCAGAAGAAGTGGTTGCTTCAACCACTGTCTCGAGCCTAAAAGCAGAGCCGTCTTCAAGTGAGGCAGAAACCACCATCCGTGCTCAAGGGCATCGCGAAACCACTCCAGCTGAAATTAGAGCTCCGCATCACATCCCAACGCCCGCTCCGCTGGAGAAGACAGCATCCCCATTCCTGGCCACCACTCTCATGCCCTCAGTCCAGACCTTCACAGAGCCCACACCTCTTACTTCAAAGACACCTCCAACATCAACGGTTCCCGAGGAAAACGTTTTCTTGAATTATGTGGGGATCCCAGAAGCCAAAGCACCCCCAGTGAAAAATGAGGGAACTCAGCATGTGTTGACACCAAATGAATTATCAACCCCTTCTTCCAACCAGGATAAATTTAACTCAGCTCCAAAGGAGCAGTTGGAGAAGGACGCATTTGATGGAAAGACCCAAAACAGTCTTCCACGTGGGCCCGATGGTAAGCACCAGGGCGGGAGAGTCCAAGTCTTCCCCCAGCCAGCCAGAGCTCCTGCCAAACCCATCCCTCCGAGGGGGACGGCGAGGCCACCACATACGGCCACAGAAGGCTCCTTTAGATACTTTGTGACTTTCCAGCCCCCTCGTCACTTGACCAGTAAACCAGGAATAACGGCATATCCTTCAAGGGTCTTGCCAGAGAATAAGCCCCTGACGACTCCAAGATTTTCAAGTACGACAACTCCCATTGTTCCAGCACACAAGCCCAAACCTGGCATTTCCACTAAGTTTACTGACCAAGGGCTAGACCGATTCAACAGCAACTCCAAAGTGTTTGGGAGTAACAACATCCCGGATCTCAGAGACCCTGTTGGCAAGCTTCCAAGTTCAAGAGTCCCTCAATATCCCAGTGGAAggttccctttctttttcaacaggACTCTCTCTTTCCCACAGTTGGGAGTTACTGCGAAGCCCCAGATGCCTACCTCTCCTGCCCCCGtgataagagagagaaaagtgaacCCAGATCCGTACAATAGGATACATTCTCAGAGCATCATCCACATGGACTTTGGTCCCCCGGCACCTCCATTAGTGTACCCTCCCCGGGCCACGGGGCCACCTTCCACAAACTCACAGAACATCCCTGTGGTTTACTCCACCCGGAGCTCCATTCCCTTCATGGCATCTTCTGGCCAGGCTTCCGGAAGCTTCCATCAGAGCAGCTCAAAGCTCTTCTCTGTGGGAGGACCCCCTGCATCCAAATTCTGGATGGTTGGGGAAAAGCCCCAAATTATCACCAAATCCCCTCAGACCGTGTCTGTCACTGCGGAGACAGATGCCGTGTTCCCATGTGAGGCCACAGGGAAACCCACGCCTTTCATCACCTGGACAAAGGTTTCCACAGGTAAGGCATTTACGTGTCTGCATTTTAACTGGGGCTCGTGTAGAAGGAGGTTACCGagtctgtgacctcaggcaaaacTACAGAGTCTGGGCAAAGGACAGATGGATGGGCCAGAAGGGGACATCTGAGAACCTAGATACAAGGATATTCCTTCAGGAGGACAGGAAGTAAGGACCAGAGCTCCTCCGTCAGCTCTAAAGCATGTGAGATTTTAATGGGACCCTAGAGACTTGTCATAGGTTCTTTGGGTAGAGAATGACCTACGCTCGGGAATATTTCACAAAGGAACCACTTGTCTTTTCCCAGAGAAGCCTAGCACAAAAGTCTTCACCGCCCATGTGGGGTGCCATGAGGGTAAGGAGAAGAGAGCAGATGGCCTTTGCCCTTCCACTGGCTGCCACTGTAAATGTAGCTTGCTCTGGGGTCATCAGACGTTGCTTTGATTTGCACCTAGAGATAAGGTCGCGGTCAtttgcttgggctgccataacaaaggacTGCAGACTGGCTGCCTTATAGACAGACCTTTATTCTCTCCtgctcctggaggctgggagtctgagatccaggtggggctgaggctgggagtctgagatccaggcggggctgaggctgggagtctgagatccaggtggggctgaggctgggagactgagatccaggtggggctgaggctggtTCCTTccgaagcctctctccttggcatgTAGACCCCGTGTTCTCCCCATGTCCTTACGTTTtcgtccctctgtgtgtgtctgtgtcccttATTCCCCTACGGACACAAGTCCTCTTGGATTACAGTGCATccccaatgacctcattttaacttcattatctcttgaaagaccccatctccaaacagTCATGTTCTGAGATCCTAGGGAATGGGACTTCAACGTATGCATTTTGGggaacacagttcagcccataacaatgGCGTATACTTGGAACTCTGGGATGCCCGAAGAGCACTTGGCTTTGTAAAAATGACCATCTCCTTTGAATGGCGAAACAATTGCCTGGGGACAGAGGAAAGTATTATCCGAGAAGCCTCAGCCTCCATGAAAGACCTGCCTcgtcctctttccctttttctcactCCAACACAGCCATATCCTTCAGGCCTGGATTCTgatcagagggtttttttttttcttttcttctccattttgaTGATCCAGGAATGATTTATACTAATAGCACTCGAGGGAACCGTGCATTCTTTGCTTGGGTTTATCTCACCAACGTTGGGAACGTTCCAAAGTTCAGCAGAGGCTCTGGGTACAGGGGAATTATGGGCTTCTTTGATCAGCTCGACATTGACGTCACTATGTTTTCCTAGTGATTTAATAAGGAATATTGCTCGAAGTAGCGAATGGGGAACACCATGGGGTTTTCATGGTAAGAGGATGGTGACTTTGTTTCCCTCCTGGGAAATCCCATCCGTATCAATCCATAGGGTTTCCATATCTGGTGTGATACCAGAGCATCCCTGGGCCATGCCCCCTCACTAGACGTACACGTGCCATAAATGAGCTTCTCCCGCCGGCCGCAACAGAGGGAGCTTGTCAGAGCTCACCGGAGAGCCGGTGGTGGAAGCAGGACCCAGGAACCCAGCtgcatgggagaggaagagaatgctGTAGCTTAGGGCTTTCCAGTTTTTAAATCTGGGATTTGTTATTATTCAGAAAGGGTGAAGCCAGTACATCAGGAAATGCCTGCCACGGAAGACCGTTTGTTATTCACTGTCCATGAGGAGGGGACCACACAGGGAAGGACCAGGGTCTgtcggcaggcagagggagagggggaaacgTGCCCAAGagcctttattgtggtttctgCAGCAGAAACAGGCCACACAGGGTGAGCAAGCTTAGCACTGGCTGGCTTGAATGACTTCGGTGGCCTCTGGGGCACAGGGACTCCGCTATTTGTCTGGTACTTGCTCTGGGAAGATGAGGGCAAGTGCATTGCACCCAGGCCGTGTGAGAGAGCCAGCCCCTAGACAAGGAGGTGGGAGTGTGGCCTCTGGGTGGCTTGCTTTGCATT is a window of Ursus arctos isolate Adak ecotype North America chromosome Y, UrsArc2.0, whole genome shotgun sequence DNA encoding:
- the LOC113240777 gene encoding matrix-remodeling-associated protein 5, translated to MLRAPRSRVSRLPKDRCPGITHPDKMPTHAHWPALSVVLIVLWGHPRPTLACPHPCTCYVPSEVHCTFRSLASVPAGISKHVERINLGFNSIQALSETSFAGLTKLELLMIHGNDIPSIPDGALRDLGSLQVFKFSYNKLRVITGQTLQGLWSLMRLHIDHNKIEFIHPQAFSGLTSLRLLHLEGNLLHQLHPGTFSTLTFLDYFRLSTIRHLYLADNRIRTLPVGMLPSMPLLENLYLHGNPWSCDCEMRWLLEWDAQSKGTLKCKKDKAYEGGQLCAMCSSPPKLHQREIHKLKDITCQKPSIESPLRQNRSRNGEEEQEPEEDGDSQLALEGFQFPPWNISLNMTDEHGNTVNLVCDIKKPMDVYKIHLNQTDPQEIDINATVALDFECPMTRENYEKLWKLIAYYSEVPVRLNQELMLSEDPRVTYQYRQDVDDDALYYTGVRAHILAQPEWVMQPTIDLQLNRRQSTAKKVLLSYYSHYALTMSTKEARRSRSRSWVMIEPNRAVQRAQTVLEGSPYQLSCNVKASESPSIFWVLPDGSVLKAPMEDENGKFSILTSGWLKIKSTEQSDSGLYQCVAQVRDEMDRMVYRVLVQPAATQPSDSHTVTIQKNPGEPVLLPCSALAIPEAQLSWILPNKRIINNSANTSHAYMLANGTLSIPKVQVSDGGYYRCVAVNEQGADHFTVGVTVNKKGSGRSSKKGRHPGGKTLSRVPGDVVEDEGGSGIGDEENTSRGGLHAKDEEVLIKTKDDAIAGGKKPKKGRRKLKPWKNSEKEPESNIAEGRRVFESRRRINMANKQINPEHWADILARVRGKNLPKGTEIPQAIKTTTPPSVSPEVTPILPAVPPPSLPPAQTTTSAEESSADASLLGEDGQVSGTVSSARMGLESGHDGLILAEPQVTSTHLEEFTDHGFSKTEDTSPTEVDPQWATASTPISMPHESSPTLQTLDLVYEEPPSESTTTERWPAVGAGSMPEPTSNAYESPLGAMSLAESETVPYISPDLETNPQPDEDNMEELTSTPFTPTTVLWVEDSGASEPLEGLTLGEPDAPSEGHPQGGTDDALLVKGALSTQGNPLIEKGIEENSETLREGNMPERDPTKSGSPESMGMSIESTTVLDSTPGVNGTTPFKHPRESPRGALFDKDTSTVTAVTPAEKATSPLGLSTHPSRRRPNGRRRLRPHRFRHRHKQTAPTTLAPTEAFSTRPTQTPEAKAAEPAGRAPGPTAWVDLTAGASKPSEPEKQAEAVSKGTPRRKHGKRPNKHRYFTSTVSSPVSASTPSPSPENKHKNISAPGLETVLLSTTVSLTTGDPHGIATVEDSVTTATKRHLPPNKFQDTIPVTYKPVWDGEELKRSGVTNVNDYRTGSSVPDHASANAASPLGFEVSTVAEFPEESAPPSFPATSRWNPPRVVWPGKLQTDAPVTSSVETLPVSPFLKQSEDLGVPPQFPPPVAAPTLFQPEEVVASTTVSSLKAEPSSSEAETTIRAQGHRETTPAEIRAPHHIPTPAPLEKTASPFLATTLMPSVQTFTEPTPLTSKTPPTSTVPEENVFLNYVGIPEAKAPPVKNEGTQHVLTPNELSTPSSNQDKFNSAPKEQLEKDAFDGKTQNSLPRGPDGKHQGGRVQVFPQPARAPAKPIPPRGTARPPHTATEGSFRYFVTFQPPRHLTSKPGITAYPSRVLPENKPLTTPRFSSTTTPIVPAHKPKPGISTKFTDQGLDRFNSNSKVFGSNNIPDLRDPVGKLPSSRVPQYPSGRFPFFFNRTLSFPQLGVTAKPQMPTSPAPVIRERKVNPDPYNRIHSQSIIHMDFGPPAPPLVYPPRATGPPSTNSQNIPVVYSTRSSIPFMASSGQASGSFHQSSSKLFSVGGPPASKFWMVGEKPQIITKSPQTVSVTAETDAVFPCEATGKPTPFITWTKVSTGALMTPNTRVQRFEVLKNGTFVIRKVQVQDRGQYVCTAKNLHGVDRMAVLLSVTVQQPQILASHYQDVTVYLGDTIAMECLAKGTPAPQISWIFPDRRVWQTVSPVEGRVTLHENRTLSIKEASFSDRGVYQCVASNAAGADSLAIRLHVAALPPVIHQEKLENISLPPGLSIHIHCTAKAAPLPSVRWVLWDGTQIRPSQFINGNLFVFPNGTLYIRNLAPKDSGRYECVAANLVGSARRTVQLTVQRAAANARITGTSPQRTDVRYGGTLRLDCSASGDPWPRILWRLPSKRMMDSLFSFDTRIKVFANGTLVVKSVTDKDAGDYLCVARNKVGDDFVVLKVNVVMKPAKIEHKEENDHKVFYGGDLKVDCVATGLPNPEISWSLPDGSLVNSFMQSDDGGGRTKRYVVFNNGTLYFNEVGMREEGDYTCFAENQVGKDEMRVRVKVVTEPAAIRNKTYSVVQVPYGDVVTVACEAKGEPTPRVTWLSPTNRLIPASSDKYQIYQDGTLLIQKAQRSDSGNYTCVVRNSAGEDRKTVWIHVNVQSPTINGNPDAITTVREIAAGGSRKLIDCQAEGIPTPRVLWAFPEGVVLPAPYYGNRITIHRNGTLDIRSLRKSDSVQLTCIGRNEGGEARLIVQLTVLEPVEKPVFHDPVSEKITAMAGHTISLNCSASGTPTPTLLWVLPNGTELQSGQQLHRFYHKGDGRLHISGLSSADAGAYRCVARNSAGHTERLVSLKVGVKPEVGNQYHNLVSIINGETLQLHCLPPRGRPARFSWTLPNAMLLEGPQTRGRFSLWENGTLTVRDASVFDRGTYVCKADTEYGPSVMNFPVIVIAYPPRITSEPTPVIYTRPGNTVKMNCMAMGIPKAEITWDLPDKSHLTAGTQARLYGNRFLHPQGSLTIQQATHRDAGFYKCTAKNILGTDSKTTYIHVY